One genomic segment of Nitrosopumilus sp. b3 includes these proteins:
- a CDS encoding winged helix DNA-binding protein: protein MLIEIPDPEVILGVILAFIVGLGGLYLYYKIRPFVKTKNEVFDASQSERLEYYERQLIDMKIRLDALEIQGIEQKADEPNLELKQILEKLTENKSEEKPIEKVVVPEIKQEKPVSMPNITNIDHTNPTNHVLQLITNKAMTSRDIQITLKRSREHTSRLMKKLFDDGYVERNTESKPYTYSITEKGLAKVEEVQTNPSIA, encoded by the coding sequence ATGTTAATAGAGATTCCTGATCCTGAAGTGATTTTAGGTGTGATTTTAGCATTTATTGTTGGGTTAGGAGGATTGTATCTATACTACAAAATACGTCCTTTTGTTAAAACTAAAAATGAAGTGTTTGATGCCTCACAATCTGAGCGTTTAGAGTACTATGAAAGACAGTTAATTGATATGAAAATACGCCTAGATGCATTAGAAATTCAAGGAATTGAGCAAAAAGCAGATGAACCAAACTTAGAATTAAAACAAATCTTAGAGAAATTAACTGAGAATAAAAGTGAAGAAAAACCAATTGAGAAAGTAGTTGTTCCTGAAATCAAACAGGAAAAACCTGTTTCCATGCCTAATATTACAAATATTGATCATACAAACCCAACAAATCATGTGTTGCAATTAATCACAAACAAAGCTATGACATCACGTGATATCCAAATCACATTAAAGAGAAGTCGAGAGCATACTTCAAGACTAATGAAAAAACTATTTGATGATGGTTATGTTGAAAGAAATACAGAATCAAAACCATACACATATTCAATTACTGAAAAAGGATTAGCAAAGGTTGAAGAGGTTCAAACAAATCCTTCAATTGCATAA